In one Nocardia tengchongensis genomic region, the following are encoded:
- a CDS encoding PHB depolymerase family esterase, which produces MRVSERQGTLRLALIVLLTGLLIATRAPATARREDPGRIDTRTYTSGVLTYTYEAFVPDDLPTDPALVVMIHGCKTTAEQQRRANLLDPIARRDGFVVLYVDGSPFHLLQQRCWSGLLTPALESRTSGDAAAIAAMTRITIERYHVDADRVYALGMSSGAYETTLLGAYFPDLFAAIGVHSGAAFDHGALGCVGPYLPTVPTEQLAAQTLSAEGRNRRVMPVIGFHGDADPAVPYECGRQVIEQWRQTDNLLLAPHGIPPQPTSTLEGVADVPEGHSYTVETWQQHESDCPTMQLWTIHAMEHYWSGGSADPDAAEFTDPRGPSASRAAWDFFSHIRRTDTGFRCE; this is translated from the coding sequence GTCCTGCTGACCGGCTTGCTGATCGCGACCCGCGCGCCTGCTACGGCGCGGCGCGAGGACCCCGGCCGAATCGACACCCGCACCTACACCTCCGGCGTATTGACCTACACCTACGAGGCTTTCGTGCCCGACGACCTGCCCACCGACCCGGCACTGGTGGTGATGATCCACGGCTGCAAGACCACCGCCGAACAGCAACGCCGAGCCAATCTGCTGGATCCGATCGCCCGCCGCGACGGATTCGTGGTCCTCTACGTCGACGGCAGCCCATTCCACCTGCTGCAGCAGCGATGCTGGTCAGGGCTGCTCACGCCCGCCTTGGAAAGCCGGACGTCCGGAGACGCCGCCGCTATCGCCGCGATGACCCGGATCACCATCGAGCGCTACCACGTCGATGCCGATCGGGTCTATGCGCTCGGGATGTCCTCCGGCGCTTACGAAACCACGCTGCTGGGCGCGTATTTCCCGGACCTGTTCGCCGCCATCGGCGTGCACTCGGGTGCCGCGTTCGATCACGGCGCACTCGGCTGTGTAGGCCCGTACCTGCCGACCGTGCCGACGGAACAGCTTGCCGCACAGACATTGTCCGCCGAAGGCCGGAATCGCCGGGTGATGCCGGTCATCGGCTTCCACGGCGACGCCGATCCGGCGGTGCCGTACGAATGCGGCCGACAGGTCATCGAACAGTGGCGGCAGACCGACAACCTGCTGCTCGCGCCGCACGGGATTCCTCCACAGCCGACCAGCACCCTCGAAGGCGTCGCAGACGTGCCCGAGGGCCATTCCTACACGGTCGAAACCTGGCAGCAGCACGAATCAGACTGCCCCACAATGCAATTGTGGACGATCCACGCCATGGAGCACTACTGGTCGGGCGGCTCGGCCGATCCCGACGCCGCCGAGTTCACCGACCCGCGCGGCCCCAGCGCCTCACGCGCGGCGTGGGACTTCTTCTCCCACATCCGCCGCACCGACACAGGTTTCCGCTGCGAGTGA
- a CDS encoding MFS transporter, which produces MSTHTSAPPSSRRWIALGLIALAQFIVIMDTSIIGVALPEMQGALGFSQENLSWVFNAYVVVFGGMLLLGGKLSDIVGARRIFQIGWGVLAAGSLIAGLADNAAVELIGRGVQGAGAALIAPSALTLLMMLFGGNPGELTKAFAVYGAAAPAGGTAGVFLGGLITQYASWPWVFYINIPIAVVALLAAPALTPDGALAPHASVDLLGAATATLGLGAAVFGVVRGDWAATSTWVVLAAAVALLGAFIAIQARRREPLMPLSIFRAPDLGAANLAQVLLGAAWVPMWFFLNLYLQQVLGYSAFPSGAALLPMTALIMIGMIAISPKLFARFGARTMTVAGLLILSAGLAWLSFIRPDGTFWIDVLPGSLVAALGMSLAFIPTLQTAISAAPPQEGGLASGIVNTGYQIGSALGLAAVTAIAATAGADQLGNAGALTDGFSAAFVTAGIIAVGAAALALVTFRSPARHGQEVAAGA; this is translated from the coding sequence ATGTCCACCCACACCTCCGCGCCACCCTCGTCGCGGCGCTGGATCGCCTTGGGGCTCATCGCCCTCGCCCAGTTCATCGTCATCATGGACACCTCGATCATCGGTGTCGCACTGCCGGAAATGCAGGGCGCCCTGGGGTTCTCACAGGAGAACCTGTCCTGGGTCTTCAACGCCTACGTGGTCGTCTTCGGCGGCATGCTACTGCTCGGCGGCAAACTGTCCGACATCGTCGGGGCCCGCCGGATCTTCCAGATCGGCTGGGGCGTCCTCGCGGCCGGGTCGCTGATCGCCGGGCTCGCCGACAATGCCGCGGTCGAACTGATCGGGCGCGGCGTGCAGGGCGCGGGCGCGGCCCTCATCGCGCCGTCAGCCCTCACCTTGCTGATGATGCTGTTCGGCGGCAATCCCGGCGAGCTGACCAAGGCGTTCGCCGTGTACGGCGCCGCCGCACCCGCGGGCGGCACGGCCGGAGTGTTCCTCGGCGGCCTCATCACCCAATACGCCTCGTGGCCTTGGGTCTTCTACATCAATATCCCGATCGCCGTGGTAGCCCTGCTGGCCGCGCCCGCGCTGACGCCCGATGGCGCACTGGCGCCGCACGCCTCGGTGGATCTGCTCGGCGCGGCGACGGCCACCCTCGGCCTGGGCGCGGCGGTCTTCGGTGTGGTGCGCGGAGATTGGGCCGCGACCTCGACCTGGGTGGTGCTGGCGGCGGCCGTCGCGCTGCTGGGCGCGTTCATCGCGATCCAGGCCCGCCGCCGCGAACCGCTCATGCCGCTGAGCATCTTCCGCGCGCCGGACCTGGGCGCGGCCAACCTCGCGCAGGTGCTGCTGGGCGCGGCCTGGGTGCCGATGTGGTTCTTCCTGAACCTGTATCTGCAGCAGGTGCTCGGGTATTCGGCGTTCCCATCGGGCGCGGCGCTGCTGCCGATGACCGCGCTGATCATGATCGGCATGATCGCGATCTCGCCGAAACTGTTCGCCCGCTTCGGCGCTCGCACCATGACGGTCGCCGGCCTGCTCATCCTGTCGGCCGGACTGGCCTGGCTGTCGTTCATCCGCCCCGACGGCACCTTCTGGATCGACGTGCTGCCCGGCTCGCTGGTGGCGGCGCTGGGCATGTCGCTGGCCTTCATTCCCACTCTGCAGACCGCCATTTCGGCCGCGCCGCCGCAGGAGGGCGGCCTCGCCTCGGGCATCGTGAACACCGGCTACCAGATCGGCTCGGCCCTGGGCCTGGCCGCGGTCACCGCCATCGCCGCCACCGCGGGCGCCGACCAGCTCGGTAACGCCGGCGCGCTGACCGACGGCTTCTCGGCCGCGTTCGTCACGGCCGGCATCATCGCCGTCGGCGCGGCGGCGCTCGCCCTGGTGACCTTCCGGTCACCGGCGCGGCACGGCCAGGAGGTCGCCGCCGGAGCATGA
- a CDS encoding SGNH/GDSL hydrolase family protein codes for MVFGGAALLSGLTAPVAGADTDPAQAEGKSLVVMGDSNTANATWSTMQPQPTGVACPHLPTSWPNQLADRMGLSQTKDFDDVSCVGAYMWRHGEDHYWTALTEARQAAADGAFGPRTKAVLLQFGLNDAWGADHQAQNALVPCLLDVLRGCSTADAATNGNPPALLTGQDYVDHLRDIVTYIRYYAPNARIVLVGYQELHTPGDQAICMGVLGVPVGLPRAGAVTDVFDSLRQAPRDAAALLGVEYFDAAAVTAGHGLCSADPWLNGIFTPGPDFNGQPGHPTVRGDAAVAEGLQQFLTVR; via the coding sequence ATGGTCTTCGGAGGGGCGGCGCTGCTGAGCGGCCTCACCGCGCCGGTCGCCGGGGCGGACACCGATCCGGCGCAGGCGGAAGGCAAGTCGCTGGTGGTCATGGGCGATTCGAATACCGCCAATGCCACCTGGTCCACCATGCAGCCCCAGCCGACCGGCGTGGCCTGCCCGCACCTGCCCACGTCCTGGCCGAATCAGCTGGCGGACCGGATGGGCTTGTCGCAGACCAAGGACTTCGACGACGTGTCCTGCGTCGGCGCGTACATGTGGCGGCACGGCGAGGACCACTACTGGACGGCGCTGACCGAGGCGCGGCAGGCGGCCGCGGACGGCGCGTTCGGTCCCCGGACCAAAGCGGTGCTGCTGCAGTTCGGTTTGAACGACGCGTGGGGCGCCGACCATCAGGCCCAGAACGCGCTGGTCCCATGCCTGTTGGACGTGCTGCGCGGGTGCAGCACCGCCGACGCGGCCACGAACGGCAATCCGCCGGCTCTGCTGACCGGTCAGGACTACGTCGATCACCTGCGCGACATCGTCACCTACATCCGCTATTACGCGCCGAACGCGCGGATCGTCCTGGTCGGGTACCAGGAGCTGCACACTCCAGGCGACCAGGCGATCTGCATGGGCGTGCTGGGCGTCCCGGTCGGCCTGCCCCGCGCGGGCGCGGTCACCGACGTCTTCGACAGCCTCCGCCAGGCGCCGCGGGACGCCGCCGCCCTGCTGGGCGTCGAGTACTTCGACGCCGCCGCCGTCACCGCGGGCCACGGGCTGTGCTCCGCCGACCCCTGGCTGAACGGCATCTTCACCCCGGGGCCGGACTTCAACGGGCAGCCGGGTCACCCGACGGTGCGGGGCGATGCCGCCGTCGCCGAGGGCTTGCAGCAGTTCCTGACGGTCCGATAA
- a CDS encoding DUF1361 domain-containing protein, which translates to MLYVLGLNAYALLLILLRSRIYRVPVYRPMVWNFFLSVLPLGVLLGVIVATGLVDLATTRGAAIVVGAAGLLIWILLLPNSSYLITELNLDHRRPDDPVPLWYDIVTVLSFAMSGVVNMVLGILIVQMGFVIVFFGDTDNAAMHSTLSRVLVTVIILAVSIGIYLGRYLRLNSWDVRSPAQLWAKVREHFQPRAVRGRFAFFCVTHTVFLGLMYGLIVGPLVDMMASS; encoded by the coding sequence ATGCTTTATGTCCTAGGACTCAACGCCTATGCGCTGCTATTGATCCTGCTGCGTTCCCGGATCTATCGCGTCCCCGTATACCGGCCGATGGTCTGGAACTTCTTCCTCTCGGTCCTGCCGCTGGGCGTCCTGCTGGGCGTGATCGTCGCGACCGGACTGGTCGACCTGGCCACCACCCGCGGGGCGGCGATCGTGGTGGGTGCGGCCGGTTTGCTGATCTGGATTCTCCTGCTGCCGAATTCGAGCTACCTGATCACCGAACTGAATCTCGACCATCGCCGCCCGGACGACCCGGTCCCGCTCTGGTACGACATCGTCACGGTCCTGTCGTTCGCCATGTCCGGCGTGGTCAATATGGTGCTCGGCATCCTGATCGTCCAAATGGGCTTCGTGATCGTGTTTTTCGGTGACACCGACAACGCGGCCATGCACTCCACCCTGTCCCGGGTGCTGGTCACGGTGATCATCCTCGCCGTCTCGATCGGCATCTACCTGGGCCGCTACCTGCGCTTGAACAGCTGGGACGTGCGCTCCCCCGCGCAGCTCTGGGCCAAGGTACGCGAGCATTTCCAGCCGAGGGCCGTGCGCGGGCGCTTCGCGTTCTTCTGCGTCACCCACACGGTCTTCCTCGGGCTGATGTACGGCCTGATCGTGGGCCCGCTCGTCGACATGATGGCGAGCAGCTGA
- a CDS encoding flotillin family protein encodes MDILVIAVVGLVFVVTICVLGLLRMAWRVAEPDEALIISGFRAGSGPGGSGDSMGFRIVTGRGCLVAPGLTKVRRISLEAHESQIVVPCVSRQKINLQLTGVVMYKVGDDYTSIANAARRFLDRPTDELETKVQNVFVGHLRAIAGSMTVEDMISDQDKFSEQVRDRCSHEMESFGLVIDSFQIQSIASESNYIANLAVPHQAEVEQYARIARANAEREAIAQEQAAQAQVALSVRDTQIKKAGYQAEVDRATKDAQQQGPLAEATARQAVVEVETKVAQLEAQQKEQQLQVEIRKPADAEAYRQTTLATAARDARISQAEADAQETRLRAEAAAAQTKLQALAEAESIKARAAAQAEATRLNGQAEADAIKARGLAEADSVRARMAAEAAGIQQRAEAMSKNQEAVIAQQIAEHLPEIVAAAAKPFEHVGQFTVLNGAQGVTSALAEIIQQAGTLTSMARESLMPVLKPDTTPNGEVALSPNGH; translated from the coding sequence GTGGACATCCTGGTCATTGCTGTGGTCGGGTTGGTTTTCGTCGTGACGATCTGCGTGCTCGGACTGCTGCGCATGGCGTGGCGGGTCGCCGAACCCGATGAGGCGCTGATCATCTCGGGCTTCCGAGCCGGATCGGGGCCGGGCGGGTCGGGGGACAGTATGGGGTTCCGGATCGTCACCGGGCGCGGCTGCCTGGTCGCGCCGGGACTGACCAAGGTGCGGCGAATCTCGCTGGAGGCGCACGAATCCCAGATCGTGGTGCCGTGCGTGAGCCGGCAGAAGATCAATCTGCAACTGACCGGTGTGGTCATGTACAAGGTGGGCGACGATTACACCTCGATCGCCAATGCGGCCCGCCGCTTCCTGGATCGGCCCACCGACGAGCTGGAGACCAAGGTCCAGAACGTGTTCGTCGGGCATCTGCGCGCCATCGCCGGGTCGATGACGGTGGAGGACATGATCAGTGATCAGGACAAGTTCTCCGAGCAGGTGCGGGACCGCTGCTCGCACGAGATGGAGTCCTTCGGCCTGGTGATCGACTCGTTCCAGATCCAGTCGATCGCCAGCGAGTCGAATTACATTGCGAACCTGGCCGTTCCGCATCAGGCGGAGGTGGAGCAGTACGCGCGCATCGCGCGCGCCAATGCCGAACGCGAGGCCATCGCGCAGGAGCAGGCCGCGCAGGCGCAGGTCGCGCTGTCGGTTCGTGACACCCAGATCAAGAAGGCCGGATATCAGGCCGAGGTGGACCGGGCCACGAAGGATGCGCAGCAGCAGGGCCCGCTGGCCGAGGCGACCGCCCGCCAGGCGGTCGTGGAGGTCGAGACCAAGGTGGCGCAGCTGGAGGCGCAGCAGAAGGAGCAGCAGCTCCAGGTGGAGATCCGCAAGCCGGCCGACGCCGAGGCCTACCGGCAGACCACTCTCGCCACCGCGGCTCGCGACGCCCGCATCAGTCAGGCCGAGGCCGACGCCCAGGAAACCCGGTTGCGCGCGGAAGCCGCTGCGGCGCAGACGAAGCTGCAGGCGCTCGCCGAAGCCGAATCGATCAAGGCGCGGGCGGCCGCGCAGGCCGAGGCGACCCGGCTCAACGGTCAGGCGGAGGCGGATGCGATCAAGGCGCGTGGTCTCGCCGAAGCCGACTCGGTGCGCGCCCGGATGGCGGCCGAGGCGGCGGGCATCCAGCAGCGCGCCGAGGCGATGAGCAAGAACCAGGAGGCGGTGATCGCCCAGCAGATCGCCGAGCATCTGCCGGAGATCGTGGCTGCCGCGGCGAAGCCGTTCGAACATGTCGGGCAGTTCACGGTGCTCAACGGAGCCCAGGGCGTGACCTCCGCGCTGGCCGAGATCATCCAGCAGGCAGGAACTCTCACCTCCATGGCGCGCGAATCCCTGATGCCCGTCCTCAAGCCCGACACCACGCCCAACGGTGAGGTCGCGCTCAGCCCCAACGGTCACTGA
- the zomB gene encoding flagellar motor control protein ZomB, whose translation MTLTISPDLVAGEQPASLPETRRRLSHVISVSGIVVTAALFAIGGWERRWIADDGLTVLRTVRNLLAGNGPVFNVGERVEVDTSTAWTYLIWFFSWLTRARLEYVALGIGLTLSAVAVVFGMLGAAGLWDRGSAQLLLPAGALVYIAVPPARDYVTSGLESSLVICWLAVLWWWLIRWSRAESMSSAGYFGLCFFAGLAPLIRPEMTLVGVPALLMIWCSPATGGRLRPWTFRMSMVAAAGLVPVAYQIWRMGYYGLPYPNTAVAKDAGGAKWRQGLAYLWNLIEPYGLWVPLAVLGAAALVAMRSQGGSARATLQSIRDPELALRERIHRFRRWLRTPAAVVALMLGSGLLLTGYEIRVGGDFMHGRTLLPPLFCLLLPVMMLPLGSPASDSRRTEAAFPLILVAFAGIVGWALFAAGTTAIQTGNRITPSGIADERLYYVQTTGHAHPIRAEDYLDYPRIRAMVRDLARTPDGGLLINTPSFTDWYVVPPPQPIPDRGAGHTVFYVNLGMISMNMPLDVRVVDPIGLAYPLAAHTVRFPNARIGHDKNLDSDWAVVDAGVVGRYPGMPWFLDEGWVNRIGTAMSCPETLDLLASTRAPLTFDRFLRNIQGSLGYADYRIDRVPENEIERCHLTPK comes from the coding sequence GTGACACTGACCATCTCGCCCGACTTGGTTGCAGGCGAACAGCCTGCGAGCCTCCCGGAGACGCGGCGACGGCTGTCTCACGTCATCAGCGTCAGCGGAATCGTGGTTACCGCAGCCCTTTTCGCGATCGGTGGGTGGGAGCGGCGCTGGATCGCCGATGATGGGTTGACCGTGTTGCGCACGGTGCGAAACCTGTTGGCGGGCAATGGGCCCGTCTTCAATGTGGGTGAGCGGGTCGAGGTCGACACCAGTACCGCGTGGACCTACCTCATCTGGTTCTTCAGCTGGTTGACGCGGGCTCGGCTGGAGTATGTGGCGCTCGGGATCGGGCTGACGCTGTCGGCAGTGGCGGTCGTCTTCGGAATGCTCGGCGCGGCCGGGTTGTGGGATCGAGGCAGCGCCCAATTACTGCTTCCGGCAGGGGCTCTCGTCTATATCGCAGTACCTCCGGCTCGCGACTACGTCACCTCGGGCCTGGAGTCCAGCTTGGTGATCTGCTGGCTGGCGGTGCTGTGGTGGTGGTTGATCCGCTGGAGCAGGGCCGAAAGCATGAGTTCGGCAGGGTATTTCGGGCTGTGCTTCTTCGCGGGTCTGGCGCCGCTGATCCGGCCGGAGATGACGCTGGTGGGTGTGCCGGCGCTGCTGATGATCTGGTGCTCTCCGGCGACGGGCGGCCGACTGCGGCCGTGGACATTCCGGATGTCGATGGTCGCGGCGGCAGGGCTGGTACCGGTCGCCTATCAGATCTGGCGCATGGGCTATTACGGTCTGCCGTACCCGAATACGGCCGTTGCGAAGGACGCGGGCGGGGCGAAGTGGCGGCAGGGCCTCGCGTATCTGTGGAATTTGATCGAGCCGTACGGGCTGTGGGTGCCGCTGGCGGTGCTGGGCGCGGCGGCACTGGTCGCGATGCGATCCCAGGGCGGCAGCGCTCGTGCCACCCTCCAATCGATCCGGGATCCGGAACTTGCTTTGCGCGAACGGATTCACCGATTCCGGCGGTGGCTGCGGACCCCCGCCGCGGTCGTCGCCCTCATGCTCGGCAGCGGTCTGCTGCTGACCGGCTATGAGATCCGTGTCGGCGGCGACTTCATGCACGGCCGCACGCTGCTGCCGCCCCTGTTCTGCCTATTGCTCCCGGTCATGATGCTGCCGTTGGGGTCTCCGGCCTCGGACTCGCGCCGCACCGAGGCGGCCTTTCCGCTCATACTGGTGGCTTTCGCCGGAATCGTCGGCTGGGCGCTGTTCGCGGCCGGCACCACCGCCATCCAGACCGGCAACAGGATCACCCCTTCGGGCATCGCGGACGAGCGCCTCTACTACGTCCAGACCACAGGCCACGCGCATCCGATCCGCGCCGAGGATTACCTGGACTACCCGCGAATCCGCGCGATGGTCCGCGACCTCGCCCGCACCCCGGACGGCGGCTTGCTGATCAATACGCCATCCTTCACCGATTGGTACGTCGTCCCGCCTCCGCAACCGATCCCCGATCGCGGCGCCGGGCACACCGTGTTCTACGTGAACCTCGGCATGATCAGCATGAACATGCCGCTCGACGTCCGTGTCGTCGATCCGATCGGCCTGGCGTATCCCCTTGCCGCGCATACTGTTCGATTCCCGAATGCCCGGATCGGCCATGACAAGAATCTGGATTCGGACTGGGCGGTCGTGGACGCCGGCGTGGTGGGCCGATATCCCGGGATGCCCTGGTTCCTGGACGAGGGCTGGGTGAACCGCATCGGCACCGCCATGAGCTGCCCGGAGACTCTGGATCTGTTGGCCTCGACCCGCGCTCCGCTCACCTTCGACCGGTTCCTACGCAATATCCAGGGGTCACTCGGCTATGCCGACTACCGCATCGACCGGGTGCCGGAGAACGAGATCGAGCGCTGTCACCTCACACCGAAGTAG
- a CDS encoding DUF3159 domain-containing protein, producing MVLVTGVEMQESVDRRSTAAEMWGKFRALGGPQHLLDGAAPAIGFLAGYAAVNAKIGVLVALGVAGLISLYRLIKGDSVKVVSVSLATVVVFSLFVGITGEGRGFYLPDLIICAVATAAFGITLLSGRPLSHWASRKLGLERAHTGDPEARIRLHHKVSLAWFAFWALHLLIMVPPYLANKVVLLGTVALVLGKPALVVMLAVTWLWVRSPRTAAPLYVTDGSGNTRHVTR from the coding sequence GTGGTGTTGGTGACGGGAGTGGAGATGCAGGAATCCGTGGATCGTCGGTCCACCGCGGCCGAGATGTGGGGAAAGTTCCGGGCGCTGGGTGGGCCGCAACACCTGCTCGACGGAGCTGCCCCCGCGATCGGTTTCCTCGCCGGATACGCCGCGGTGAACGCCAAGATCGGCGTGCTGGTCGCGCTCGGAGTCGCCGGGCTGATCTCGCTCTACCGGTTGATCAAGGGCGATTCGGTCAAGGTGGTGTCGGTGTCGCTCGCCACGGTCGTGGTGTTCTCGCTGTTCGTCGGCATCACCGGCGAGGGGCGCGGCTTCTACCTGCCGGACCTCATCATCTGCGCGGTGGCCACGGCCGCCTTCGGGATCACCCTGCTCAGCGGCCGCCCGCTCAGCCATTGGGCCTCCCGCAAACTCGGCCTGGAACGCGCGCACACCGGCGACCCCGAGGCGCGGATTCGCCTGCACCACAAGGTGTCTCTGGCCTGGTTCGCCTTCTGGGCGCTGCACCTGCTGATCATGGTGCCGCCGTATCTCGCGAACAAGGTCGTACTGCTCGGCACGGTGGCGCTGGTGCTCGGCAAGCCGGCGCTGGTGGTCATGCTCGCCGTCACCTGGCTCTGGGTCCGCTCGCCCCGCACCGCAGCACCATTATATGTAACCGACGGTAGCGGAAACACTCGGCATGTGACACGCTGA
- a CDS encoding alpha/beta fold hydrolase: MATEVSIPGRITSFRRDGLVFPVIDSGPISGEPVLLLHGWPQDSRSWHEVAELLNQAGYRTFAPDQRGASASASPRLRWQYRLGELAADVLSMIDQIGRPVHLVGHDWGSAAAWAAAIEGPDRLLSLTALSVPHPGAFARAILTSRQGLASWYMYFFQLPVVPELLLRTELFTRLLRGTGQPAQVARRDSARVRDRAIARGGLHWYRGMPFSSPRLLRGRVSVPTLQVWSDGDTAVLDTGIKLTRRYADGPYRLEVLPGVSHWIPEEAPEELTRLLVDHFGASAQAAGGR; encoded by the coding sequence ATGGCGACCGAAGTATCCATTCCGGGGCGAATCACTTCGTTCCGACGCGACGGACTGGTGTTCCCGGTGATCGACTCCGGACCGATCTCCGGTGAGCCGGTCCTGCTGCTGCACGGCTGGCCGCAGGACTCCCGCAGTTGGCACGAAGTCGCAGAGCTGCTTAATCAGGCCGGCTACCGAACCTTCGCGCCCGACCAGCGCGGCGCGAGCGCGTCCGCGTCCCCGCGCCTGCGGTGGCAGTACCGGCTCGGCGAACTGGCCGCCGACGTGCTGTCGATGATCGATCAGATCGGCCGGCCGGTGCACCTGGTCGGCCACGATTGGGGATCGGCCGCGGCCTGGGCCGCGGCGATCGAGGGGCCGGACCGGCTGCTGTCGCTGACGGCGTTGTCCGTCCCGCATCCGGGCGCCTTCGCCCGCGCGATCCTCACCAGCCGCCAAGGCCTGGCCTCCTGGTACATGTACTTCTTCCAGCTACCGGTGGTCCCCGAACTCCTGCTTCGCACCGAACTCTTCACCCGGTTACTGCGCGGGACCGGCCAACCCGCGCAGGTCGCCCGGCGGGACTCGGCGCGGGTACGCGACCGGGCGATCGCCCGCGGCGGGCTGCACTGGTACCGCGGCATGCCGTTCTCCTCGCCGCGCCTGCTGCGCGGCCGGGTCAGCGTCCCGACGCTGCAGGTCTGGAGCGACGGCGACACCGCGGTACTCGACACCGGCATCAAGCTGACGCGCCGCTACGCGGACGGACCGTACCGGCTCGAAGTGCTGCCGGGAGTGTCGCATTGGATCCCCGAGGAAGCCCCCGAAGAGCTGACCCGCCTACTCGTCGATCATTTCGGCGCGAGTGCGCAGGCCGCGGGCGGTCGATGA